The genomic stretch ATAATTGCCATTTATGGCTCAGAAGCTTAGAAACGTGTTGATACAGAGAAAACATGGGGTCATGAAGAGATACGATTATGCTTCAGATAATCCCAGTTCGTACGAATACGTCGGATAATTGGAAAATACGTAGTGCACCTTTTTTGAAGATTTCCTGGGTTTAGATGGATGTTGGCACATTTGAGCAACACACCACAAACTAATCAGATGGTCAGTTATTCTCCTTTGTGTGCTCTCATGTGTTTTACTGCATATGTTTTACGTGAGAACTTTTTGCTGcagactgaacaactaaatggttttacTCCTGCGTGTgtcctcatgtgttgagtcaatctGCTCTTTTGAATAAAGCTTTTacaacaaactgaacaattaaatggttttagtCCAGTGTGTGTCATTATGTGTCGAGTTAACATTTGTCTCGAAAGAAagattttgccacaaactgagcaATAAAATGGTTTTCTCctgcgtgtgttctcatgtgttcagtcaaagtgcgcttaacagaaaagcttttcccacaaactgaacaattaaatggttttagtCCAGTGTGTGTCATTATGTGTCGAGTTAACATTTGTCTCGAAACAAagattttgccacaaactgagcaattaaatggtttttctcctgtgtgtgttctcatgtgttcagtcaaagtgctcttaacagaaaagcttttcccacaaactgaacacttaaatggtttttcgcccgtgtgtgttctcatgtgttgagtcaaattgtacattttagtaaaacttttagcacaaactgagcagttcaaattttttttacctctcttctttttaGAGAatccagagtgtttgttgtccatGTGAGTCCTcacatcaccttcacagtctgtatcgctgcccaaaggttcttcaacctcgtcttcagcctcactatctgatagtggagtgAAAATATTTTCtagttgtggtttctcttcattatattcagtcttcacagagagaacagtcagtggaaacttggtgtaatcagctttcTGTGGTCCTACAAAACAATCTCCCTCCTGATtgatccagagttcctcctcttcctctttaatgtggggtggCTGTGgggtctcctgcttcaaagtgtaCTGATGGTAAAGGTCTTCTGGAcgaccaatcagctgctggacgtctgcgagacacaaacacactttcttctatgtactgtatgtgtgtgtagtgtttcatggccattcCTTTAGTGCCTTGCTagaatgatggatcaatgtttacatgacttggTTTATACTCAAACAAGAGAAGCTAGAATcacagaaaatacaaataaaaaactgtTATGATGGAAATTATAACACTACAATTGAGCAGTGTGGAAAAAATCAATATGGAAATGTATTGCAAAACTTTAAAAATTAGTATTATCTTCTTTAAGCAGTTGACAGTGaggatattttttttagattcagGTGGCAAGAAATTTGATCCACTTTCTGTACAATGAATAGAAATGATCATTTGAATTACTTTGTGTTTTGACACAGTTTGTGTAATGAATTATTACAGTCATCTGGTGTACGTACATATCTATAGCTTGACTTTTAATCTGTATTTTACATTTAACTTTGTAGAATATCGTAATAAATCTTCATGTCACAGTATCGTACTTTATCGTGACTCAAGTATCGTGATACATATTTTATCCAGCCTGGTTGGATAATaagggtaaaaaaataataatcaggattatttttgattgatttgaAAATCACaattaataacacaattatttattcatttgaaaacACAAGTATTCATTGTACAGTACCACGAAAACTCAACGTTAAATACAATCTAAAAGAGCAACCAGAtagtaacaaataaataacacATAAGTTAACAAATATAGTAACAATAAATGAATACAACAATAGCAATATGAAAACAATCTTTTTAATTCTATTGTTTACTATTTTCACTTATTTTACCACAATACAGTGTTTGCTTTTTGtatcataaaaaaacatgttctaAAATCAATCAAATGGAGAAAGTGCCATGACAACAATTCACTCATAATTACGTCAATTTTCTCACGTTTAACAGCcttttattggccaattctgtGACTCCGTCCATGGTTACTTAAATGTGGAAATCATTTGGCCTTATTTTTTGGTTGAGTAAAGTGACTAGTGATTTGACATACTCACGctttgtcaaataaaaagtaacacATTCTGGTAGACTTGGTCTTTTTTCCACTCATCTGCATAATTTTGCATGCACATTACGTTTAATCCCATTGTTTTTGTGCCACctcatgtgtatcgtgtgctggTAAGACAATACACTTCCAGGAATCAGAGAAAACACCAATTAGTATTATTTTGTCACTTGGCAATTAAGGTAAAAGCTTGATTAATGAGCACACTTCGATAAAATGATGATACTGCTAATTTCCTGGAGAAGGAAGCTTGTACTAAACTTCATAGCGATCAGCAACTCTAACTCTAGCGCTGCTGTTCACTAACTTACATCACTAATCGTGTTAACAGTTatcgtgctaatcgctagctatcttaaatgcaaacatgaataaaaaaaataagtagatagatggatagtactttattgattctttcaggagagttccttcaggaaaatataaaaaataattaaaaaattaacatCTTTCCTCATTACAAACATCATAACCCAatctaaacacattactgtctgagcaactaagatattcaattgtgcacattgaacctacaggctgtgctctcttagacctGAGTGataaatatgaatttttttttaaaacttgttgTAAattcatctatcttactgttcaggaaagtttcagatacagagaagacatggggtcatgagtagataagattatgctccagATAATccagtttgtatgaatacctcagatatttgtgaaagaagcagtgaggaggtcctgggtagggtggatgtcaccacatatgagcaacataccacaaactaaacagctaattggttattttcccttgtgtgttctcatgtgttttactgcgtctgcattatgtgggaaccttttacagcacactgaacaactaaatgattATTCTGCAGCGTGCgttttcatgtgttgagtcaaagaacTATTTTGAGAGAACCTTCTGCCGCACACTGAACATTTAAATGGtttctctcctgtgtgcgttctcatgtgcagAGTCAAGTGGCTggtttgagaaaagcttttattgcacactgaacaattaaatggttttagtCCAGTGTGTCTCcttatgtgttgagtcaaacctTGTCTGGAAACAAagattttaccacaaactgaacaagtaaatgttttttctcttgtGTGTGTTCCCATGTGCTCAGTCAAATTGCACTTATGGGAAAATTgtttaccacagactgaacagtGAAATGGTTTTTCgcccgtgtgtgttctcatgtgttgagtcaaattgtgctttttagtaaagcttttagcacAAACCGAGCAGCTCAAATTTTTTTTAGAGggttcagagtgtttgttgtcagtgtgagtcctcatatcaccttcacagtctgcatcgctgctcaaaggttcttcaacctcatcttcagcctcactatctgacagTGGAGCTAGGAAGTTGTCtagttgtggtttctcttcatcatcttcagtcttcacagagacaacagtcagtggcaacttggtgtaatcagcttcctctcgtcctagaagacactctccctcctgagtgatccagagttcctcctcttcctttttaatgtggggtggctgtggagtctcctgcttcaaagtggagctccccccttgCGATTGAGGTGGAAGTTCTTCTGGAAGatcaatcagctgctggacgtctgcaggacacaaacacactttagttCAGAAATGATCCATGAAATGTTTCCCCTTGAACTCGGTACCCATTTtcctctatgtactgtatgtgtgtgtagtgtttcatggccattcatttagtgccttgccagaatgatggatcaatgtttacatgacttggCTGAGACTCAGATAAGTGGAGGGAGAATCGCAAAACATGCGTTTGATGGACATTACGATACTCCAAACTAgcagtggggaaaaaaatcaatgagGAAATATAGCTCAACATTT from Entelurus aequoreus isolate RoL-2023_Sb linkage group LG17, RoL_Eaeq_v1.1, whole genome shotgun sequence encodes the following:
- the LOC133632499 gene encoding zinc finger and SCAN domain-containing protein 31-like, which translates into the protein MDDYCYAKMATSGKREHERESLTEKRTKYEDVQQLIGHPEELPPQSEGKSSTLKQETPQPPHIKKEEEELCITQEGECLLGREEADYTKFPLTVVSVKTEDDEEKPQLDNLLTPLPDREVEKLLSSDTDCEDVQQLIGHPEELPPQLGENSTLKQETPQPPCIKKEEGELCITQEGECLLEPKEADLTKLPLTVVSVKTEDDEEKPQPDNLLAPLSDSEAEDEAEEPLSSETDCEDVQQLIDLPEELPPQSQGGSSTLKQETPQPPHIKKEEEELWITQEGECLLGREEADYTKLPLTVVSVKTEDDEEKPQLDNFLAPLSDSEAEDEVEEPLSSDADCEGDMRTHTDNKHSEPSKKNLSCSVCAKSFTKKHNLTQHMRTHTGEKPFHCSVCGKQFSHKCNLTEHMGTHTREKTFTCSVCGKIFVSRQGLTQHIRRHTGLKPFNCSVCNKSFSQTSHLTLHMRTHTGEKPFKCSVCGRRFSQNSSLTQHMKTHAAE